The Toxorhynchites rutilus septentrionalis strain SRP chromosome 1, ASM2978413v1, whole genome shotgun sequence genome contains the following window.
TGGCAACCGGTTTGTAATACGCTTCCTTTGTCGTTTTTagatatttgaggggcttagaatgcaaagggtgtgagtgacttgatcgatttctcttcatcaactttttcttcagttaataagtcaactgcaaaaaagtttcaatttgagtttgctatagaatccgatagatcaGGCTCTGACCTGTCTTCCGCATTATATTATATTGGGAatatatttgcagctaagttatgaccaaaagagagtatcgatgtagagaaaacgatgaaatcacttacacccctttcattctaagcccctcatttgtcTTAAATGGCTCGAGCATATCGgatatttgttgttttttttcaaaaatcaaactACAAATATCTAGCCGAAAAAAATGGTTAAAACCTATATATTCAACATATAATTCCGTCTTGAACATGATATATTGTactaaaataacaaaacaaaaaccatccAACCTGAACGGAAGCTGCCTACTTCTTGGACCCGCTCTCTGTCGCTAATTTTGTCTCGCAAAGCCTCTTCACATGTACCTGATTCAGCAGTTCGGCTTGTCGCAGAATTTTCCTAATATCCCCAATGCGCCCGTGTTTGTTCGCCAGCAAATACGCAGTCTTCAACTGGCCCGTCACGACGTAACAGTGCACCTTAAGTCCCACATCGCTGATCCGTTTGATCAGTGCCTCCAGTGCGGTTTTCACCTGAGAACTGTTCCCATGGACGGAAATCGTCGCTTCAACCGAGTTTTTGATCAGCTCATCGCAGAAACTGTGCGTATCAACGGTTACCGAGCTGTTGCTGACGATGGCCTGTATCAACTTCTCAACCTCTTCAACTTGAGAGTTGTTGATGAAATATTTCGCCGTCAAACCGTACACTCGCAGGCTGTTCAAATTGAAATCTTGAATGACTCTAAAACAGATGGATTGGTGTTAACATTTCGCGCATCAAAGGTGGAACGAAATCTACTACCTATAGGATAACCCGAATCCTTCCTCGATGTTCTGTCCACAAACAAGAACCAGAACAGCCAACTGCAACTTCTCATGAACCGTCCCGAATAGTGTTGGCACATTGGTTGACTCCACAAACAGCTGGAATCAAATAGTTCCAATTGTTTACAAGCGTGTATATCGTAAGGGTGTCATTCCTTACCTTCAGTAGTAGACCCATCACATCCTTACCCCTAGCCTCGCAATTCGAAAGAAACTTGGACAGCTCCAGCTGTCGCAAGATTGTGTTGATATGATTATTCAGCTCCCGCGGCTCCATTTTCATCAGCAAACTTTTGTGCGTTTCGCCGCGATTTGTGTAACTATCCACACTTACCTCCTCCCAATTGCACAGTTCCAGTTCCGCCTGTAGATGGGCCACGCTATTCTTCAGGTGGAATGTATTCGTCTCCAAATCGGTGAAATTTTTCGCGCCCATAGAATAGAACCGCACACAAGTCATACTGGCCCGAATTGGATCCCGCAGCAGCAGTTGAACGTTGTACAAGCAGTTCAGCATCTGATTCGTTTCCAGATAGCGACAGGTGTGGATGATGTAGTCCTTCCACGATAGCAACGTCTCATCCATGCCGCTCATCAACTGAATGATGGTTTCGAGCCTACCATTTCGGAGATACGGTAGAACGATTGTCTGGAGAAACACTTCCGGGTCGACCTGCTGCATGAGAGAGTACTTCATTGCGGGGAGAATCTGACGGTGTTTGGTCAGGAAATTGGTGATATCCTGATGGGCTCCATAAGTCAACAGATAGTACATGGATTCCTCGAAGAATCGGGTGCTCATGATGCAATCGAGAGCATGGAGATAATCCGCTGCACTTCCAGTAGCAGTAGTAGCGGAAGCCGCCGGATCACGAATCCGCGCGGCTCGTTTCTCCGGAAGGAAGTCGGTGAAGTTACCTTTGGTGATATGTTTCAGACTGGACAGAGTGTTGAGAACATTCAAGGCTGGCTCATGCAGAGGAATGTTTTCTTTGCTTTTCTTCCGAATTATGGACGAAAGCGATGTGTTGGAGCTTTTAATCAAACTTGCTCTGGCAATCACTTCCGGTGGCTGAGCTTGGGCTGTCGATTCGAGAATGCTGATAATCTCCAGCAGCAGTGGAGGACTTTTGGTTGGGCGCTTTATTGGAATTGCTGTGCTGTAGCTGGCGAGTTTTGTTTCCGGTGATTCGATGCAATTGAGGATTGTGCTGTTGTCGGCATCGGTTGATAATTTCTGCAGACAATGAGAGAACTTTTCTCGCGCCGTTTCGTAACAGCCGGCACGGAGACTTGTAGTACCCCAAGCAGCCATCACTCCGCTGGTAGCGAATCCACCCTTCAGTGACAGCTCAAGGGCGAGTGTCCATTTTTCCGCTTTAACGAGAGCATCCCTCAACTTGCGCAGATTCGCGCTGCTCATCGATTCTTGGAGAAGCAACGACTCGCAATCATTATTAACGATCGAGAGAATAATCTCCGCATGTTCCTTAACCTTATCCGCTTCGGAGAACTGTATTCCGCGCACTTTAGCTGCCAAAGTGAGATTCAACAACATTCGAGCCACCAACGCATAATCAATCTCGGGGTTCGGGTATCCGGGATGTATTGGACGCAGGAGAGATTCCAGTTTGGCGCAATGGTACAACAGAAAGCTGGATATTTCCTCATTCTGACTGTGGAGATTGCATATCGCGAGACACTGGCTTGTTGAGGGGGCATATTCGTAGCTGTATTCCTCTCGGATAATATTATCATTCCGCACATTCCCGGTAAGCTGCCATTCGTCAGAGCTATTGGGACCGGATGGTTTCGCCGAACTTTGTGCTTGAACATTTGACTTAGCCTCAGTCTGCCTCACACAATCATCGCAAGCTCTTACCGGAACATTCTCGTACAGTTCCGGAATTTGTAGTTTCCTTTTCGAGCACGAATGACAAACCACCCTGCCGCAACGCCTGCAGTGATGACGACGATTGAGCATCGAAAATACGCTCCTCCTACAGCACATACAAAGGGTAGCCTCCTCATCCCGAACCCATTCGTCTTTGGTGGGAGCTCCCTTTGGCATCACAAACGCCCCGCACAGAGAATCCAGACTGGAAGCGTTCATACTCTGATCATGCATCGATTCTCCCGAAGTTCCCGAGTCGTTCGACACACGATAATCCAAGGCCTTTCCGGCGTAAATTCGCAACAGACAGTCTATGCACTCGTTTGTGATGAACTGATCGTCATGGCTAGAATCCAGATCGATAGATCCATTCAAACGATTGCGTAAATCTCGGATGTATTCTCTTTGCTCGAAACATTGCTGACATACGTGATCCTTCAGCAAAGGACGAATCGAATCCATAACGATGGCCAACAGCTCCAACTTTGAATTCATCAGATACTGTTCAATTATCAGCAGAGGTCTGCTGATAAGATTCCATGGTCGATTCGCACCACCCACCGGAAGATGActaaatattttcaatgaaatacgATGTCTCTGGTATGTTTTGTGGTTCTCTCCGAATTGTTCCAAATATCCAACGGCATGCTCAATCACACTTTCATTTTTAACTCCTGACAGGACGGTTTCATAGAAGCGAATCACCTTCCCCTTCGGCATTCCTTCGATGATTGTGAAAAGCGTCGAACAATCCTGCTGTTCAGCGGCAACTCTCGTCACGGCGAGAGTGAAGATGTCATGAAACTCTCCGTATTTATCGCACTTCAACGAGTGAACACTAATCCATCGAGAGCACAAATCAAGCAAGTTCAACAGCATGAGCTGAAGCAATATTTGATCCATACTGTTTTCGGAAAGATGATGAATCGATCGCCAGTCTCGGTTATCCAAAGCCTCGCCGATTTCCACGTAGATCTGCAGTTTGAACAGCCATTCTTTCAGAGATTCTTCGTGCTCACCGGTCAGGTCGCCACGATGCTTGGAGCATAGAATACTCCTGATCGTATCAATTATGGTTTGGGCACAGGAGATACGATCAATGCATTTCAGTAGATATTCCGCCTTACGATTGATGTCGTGAGTATTTTGGAGAATTTTTTCGAATGGGATCTCCAGCTCTGTACTATTGGATTGCAGCAGCTGAGTAACGATCTCATGTCGTAGTTTATGGAGTCGGTTGTGTGGCTCTCTTTGCTTCCTTCCTAAAACGGAATCGATCAATTTCAATCGATGAATATCATCCAAATCTTGGTAAACATCACATTGTTTTAGATCAAAACGATCACTATCCAAAGCAGCCGACATCCTGTACTGATACATAGGTTCTAGCGCATCAAAAAATGagagatttttaaaatttttcaacaagCTGTTACCACCATCAACATTCGTAATTTCCTTGAGGATAATTCCTAGCAATTGGTTCTTTTTCGATACATATTCCAGCACATCAGGCCCATGACTCAACAGATCAAAGCTACTCTTCTCTTGAGCTCCACACAGAAAGTTTTTGGCAATAATATAAACCAGATTGAGGTTGGTTCCATTCGTTAGGGGCTCCAAAACGTTTAAAGGTACTCGCGCGTCAAACACTAATTCGCTCACAATTTTGTTTAAATCCAATCTAACGATATCATCAGCTCTCAATGAATCTTTCCACTCCGTATGGAGCCCGAGTAATTTTTCCGCCTCGTCCACGAATTTTTGTATCCTGACAGGCAAAATCAATGGCGCCTTTCCTTCCCCTAGCTGTAGATCTTCCAAAGAACCCAAGGTCATCAGATCGCGACGGGCTTCCAGAATCGGCTTCAGCTGCACGGGATTCAACGGACATACCTCGCGACTCAACAAATCATGGAAGGTGACAGAAGGCCTTCCCGTGGAACCCACAGTCCTAAACATCTGCATATCATCGAGCAATCGTTTCAGAAACCCCACGTATGCAAAACTCAACGCATCACTGCATTTTGATTTGTGCAAACTTTTCGAGACCAAATTATACATGCTGAGATTCAAATCGTACCCCATCGGAACTCCCAAGAGCAGATCCATCGTGTAAATATTGCGCAAGGAATCGCCACGGAAAAGCTTCAGCAACGGATACTGGGCGATGTATTTTTCCAACAGTTGGTGGTCTTCCTCGGTCTGCAGAATTTTCTGACTGATCGAGAACGTTTCGATCGTACTGACAATCTTGGAGGCCTCGAATCCGATCGCTGTGCTCGAGCGAATATCGCCCAACGTGGACCCCGCGCTGCCATCGTGCTGCTCTTGGCGCATGCGGTCATAGCTAGCAGTCAAACTCGACAGCTTGCTTTTGATCTGGGTGAAATTCTCCAAAAAAATCATATCCTGACCAACCGCGGTGTGGCTAAGATTTCCGCTGTTTATGATCTCCTTTGCGACCTCAATATTCTTACTGACCATGCAAAGAGTGGCAAGTTTTTCCCGAGATCCGATAATTTTTGCGAATATACTTTTCGGCCTTGGAATGATTGCACTAATCGAGGAATCTATCACTGTGTCGATTTTACTGGGCAGCGGAAGGGAGTGCTGCATCAGAAACCTATTCCCGGTCGAGCCACTGGAGGACAATTGAGAGGGCTGACGACGTTTGGTTTGTTTCCGCTTAGGTAAAGTGGTatatttatgcgattgatcCTGGAGAGATTCGACACTGTGAAACATGTTATCTTCCTCTTCCTGAGCCACGTCTGGTACTTTTATGATTATAGAGCCGGAATCAATATCCGTTAATCGAAGGGAAGCTTCTTCGGTTGTGCATAAATTGGAGAAAAGCGACAGTCTCCAAAGAGTATCATTGATTATGTCCAAGCAACTTGTTAGACGTTGCTTCAACTCGTCGTTTGCATTATCATAATTCACAGCATGTTTCTTCTGAGTTGCAACAGGCTTAAGGCAGTTCAGAATCGCTTCCAGCACGATGCTTGAACATATGAAACCCACTTGACCAAACACTCGCTCTGGCAAGTGTTCGTAGCGCACAAAAAGCAATGTTATTACGCTCTCCAGCAGCTCAATAAATGTTTGAGTATCGTTGACAGACTTCAAGATCACTTTGATATTATTAACATTGCTTTGAAGGGTAACACCGGAGTTCTTTTGACGAGAAGAATCAGTCATTGCATCTATAACATACTGCCAAATCATCAACATTTGCAACAACTTGAGATCGCGCGGCTGTTGAACTTCTGTTTCAGTAGGACAAACTTTTCCCGAAATTTCTCGATTCAGTCGCTCATTCTCAACAATTGCCTCGAATATTTGTTCGTAATGAGAAGCAGTAATTTTcgatttcatttttaaatataaaccAATCACAGAGGTTTCTTCCGCGTAATCCTCAATCTGGGGACGGTTCTCTCGTCCTTCCAACAAACGCTGAAGACACTGGGTCCGTTTCATCTCCAGGAAGTAATCCCTTAGACATCCATTTTTCGGAATGTCCAATTGGCTAGAGATATAACCAATCGACTCGCCGCTGTTCATTTTTTGCATTAATTGAAACAATTGAATGTAGTCTCTGACCGCGGGAATCTTAAAAATATTGTCCTCTGTACTGAGAACGTTATTTATAAAATGTTGCTTGTCGTCAATAATTTCCGTTAAATATCGCTGCTCACAtgtcattttcatctgcttGAGAAACAATTTCAGCAGTTTCGGTGATTTCCTCGAAACCATAGCCAACAGCAGATTCTCCTTATCTATTTTGTTCTCCTCCAGTAGCTGCAATGCGAACGGGATCAACCGATTGAGAGCATCAGTGGTGAGTAAATTATTCGCCACTAAATTGTAGCATTTGTCCACATTTTCCTGCTCGAATGTCTCAGCGAATTTCGCCATTCCGGAATCACAAATATCTCGCAGAGCCTTATTTTTCAGCGGTATCCTCGATGTGGCCAACAATCGTAGCAGTTGACATGTGGGATAAGGATTTGCTAGCAGATTCCTGAGCAGAAACTCGCGACATCGCTCCGATAGGGGCGCCCCGTCTTCGTTTTCATGCAGTGTCTTGTAGTATGTTATCAGCTCCTGCAAGAATATACTGATAATGAGTCATAGCAGTGGCAGTGATGATGATTCGGGGGGAGCCTTTACCTTTCCAATGGGAACACTCTTGTCCGAGAACAGCTCCCAATATTCGTTGAATCGGTCCATTTCGATTTTAACTCTTAATATCACAATTATTTGGTGTTACTAGCAGCAGCAACAATGTTCTTCCTTTGGAACAGAACCAGTCAGTGCACTTATTGTTTCGGACCGCTGAGCAAAAACAACTACATCACTACAACAGATAAAGATGACGACTGACCGAGATTTTACATCTCGAATGCGTTTGTTTACATTGACTGAACCCATATAAAAAGTTGTTTTGATTCTGAACAAAAGCAATGAATTCACCCACACAAGTATACCATGTAGCACTATCTATGTACTGCAATAAAGTATGGCCGGGAATGCTTTGTTTGGAGTCATTCCTCATTCCGGTTCACGATCGGCGATTGGATTGATTGGATTTCACAATCCGAACGAGTTCGAATATTTTGCATTCTGCCCGTTCGCCTCTAATCCTAAAGGGCGGTGAATTTCGAACTTTCATCGCAGCTGTCATACAACtgcgaaaaaaacaaaaacaaaagttttttcCGCAAGCCACTTTCGGAACGattcacggcttacagagacaaggctagctactgtggatcagtcattttttagtgacgtcatctgagtcgttgaagtaaacaatgtgttcttattttttatttttcgtgctttgtaagtttgtgcgttgataatatagttgatactatttaacaccatgaataatttgataaaacatttatcctcaaagaacataatttttggtttttcggaaagcgaaagaatctcttttttggcccgataatgtcattttcataacttatacacccgctcacagcgcattgaaccattttcgatttttcatttcaggaacatttacgcgtaagtcggaaaacaaaatacaactggcgattgtttacactgacaattcggatgacgtcataaaaaaaatgtttactcgctaaagaactagccttgtctctgtaagccgtgggaACGATTATCCCATTTACTGATTCACATGTAATTCGAACTCATTGGCatccgaagtttttttttatcccatttatttatttaaggctcattagcattttagctgtaacagagccgaattttaatcgtgtacatgtcacatggttatcatatctataattagcacattacacagttgccattcgccagtattccttctataccattacatatggtacattcacacagtagccatttaggcgtaagggtattctttctgttcttccattatccagttggaccaccggacagcggagacagttgtttgatcattgttgagttatttatagaacagtagcccgatgtgtctggcagagcagagcagttgtatggatgaatcgatcttatttcgatcgTGGATCCAAATTTTCCCACTACCAGTGAACAAAGGGGGCGTGTCGCCAGCTCCGGAGGTACCTTGACGTCGTATGTAATTAGGAATCTTGGTGTGAACAAGAGAGTGGAAGACGATCAAGATCCTCGTGAGGCACTTCTCAAATATGCTAAGAATATAGAAGAAAATTCTTATTGGATTGTTCCAGTCTACTCTAAAATGCAACCTCAGACAATATCTGTCTATGGAGATGAGCCGAAGAGTAAAAAAGCGAAGaaacaataaagaaaataaaaaatgtcaacgcTTACATCTATCAAATAGTCAATTTTATTATAATAATCTTTAAAGATAGATACTGATACTGAGTTGTTCGAAAACACGCTCTGGAAAAGTTTGCTCTGCAAACATCTAGAACTATCGGCTAATGAAAACCATTGAGAAATATGTTTTCGTTTTGGCTTTTGTCAGAGTAAACGTCATCGCCTCCAGAGATgctatatgatttttttaagtcTGCTACGAaaatgttgatgtgtataaatatCCGCCAACTACTTTTTTAACCGTTAGAATCGCAAAATGATGTCTAAAAAAAGAGGTTGTTAGCGcaggaaactgaatcaaaccatAAAGAAgagaaataccatatccctgcagtctgcaactgaaaatataagtctgcaacAGAATAGAGCTTGTGACGAAaattaaatatcagtaaaattgcgaacaagTCTGCGAACTTGGCATTCTTGCattgatgaaaaacaaattttgaaataattcgaagtcgaacggattgataaaagcaaggagctggaattgacaggtggttcgttttcgacagtatgatgATAGGGCATAgaagatgcgagaggggataaaaaatgacagcgaatatttttgtttataaacaaagcaggtctgatttttatgctacatagcggtccACACCAACATATACATACGCTGGGccggtttcaatcgaactagctgttgtgtctcacaacccgTACGATCAGGTGAGTCTCCAGCTAAAGCAGCAGTCGCCGGGAAACGATATGCATGGATATCCACAGCGTATCGCTATCACTTAATCCTAATGGGTCGCCAACGACTAATTCCACAAAAGCGAATGGAACTTAGAGCAGTACGACACAAGCCCGCCGGTAGTGACCCTttcatatacccactagcaaagctcccacaatcgctgaattgccaatcccagcagcaacagcaacaaccctcacgttccgtaaaacagcaatgcagacaacaacttgcagcagtcaccgaaacacaacaatgatgccaacagc
Protein-coding sequences here:
- the LOC129767865 gene encoding zinc finger FYVE domain-containing protein 26 homolog isoform X1, which produces MDRFNEYWELFSDKSVPIGKELITYYKTLHENEDGAPLSERCREFLLRNLLANPYPTCQLLRLLATSRIPLKNKALRDICDSGMAKFAETFEQENVDKCYNLVANNLLTTDALNRLIPFALQLLEENKIDKENLLLAMVSRKSPKLLKLFLKQMKMTCEQRYLTEIIDDKQHFINNVLSTEDNIFKIPAVRDYIQLFQLMQKMNSGESIGYISSQLDIPKNGCLRDYFLEMKRTQCLQRLLEGRENRPQIEDYAEETSVIGLYLKMKSKITASHYEQIFEAIVENERLNREISGKVCPTETEVQQPRDLKLLQMLMIWQYVIDAMTDSSRQKNSGVTLQSNVNNIKVILKSVNDTQTFIELLESVITLLFVRYEHLPERVFGQVGFICSSIVLEAILNCLKPVATQKKHAVNYDNANDELKQRLTSCLDIINDTLWRLSLFSNLCTTEEASLRLTDIDSGSIIIKVPDVAQEEEDNMFHSVESLQDQSHKYTTLPKRKQTKRRQPSQLSSSGSTGNRFLMQHSLPLPSKIDTVIDSSISAIIPRPKSIFAKIIGSREKLATLCMVSKNIEVAKEIINSGNLSHTAVGQDMIFLENFTQIKSKLSSLTASYDRMRQEQHDGSAGSTLGDIRSSTAIGFEASKIVSTIETFSISQKILQTEEDHQLLEKYIAQYPLLKLFRGDSLRNIYTMDLLLGVPMGYDLNLSMYNLVSKSLHKSKCSDALSFAYVGFLKRLLDDMQMFRTVGSTGRPSVTFHDLLSREVCPLNPVQLKPILEARRDLMTLGSLEDLQLGEGKAPLILPVRIQKFVDEAEKLLGLHTEWKDSLRADDIVRLDLNKIVSELVFDARVPLNVLEPLTNGTNLNLVYIIAKNFLCGAQEKSSFDLLSHGPDVLEYVSKKNQLLGIILKEITNVDGGNSLLKNFKNLSFFDALEPMYQYRMSAALDSDRFDLKQCDVYQDLDDIHRLKLIDSVLGRKQREPHNRLHKLRHEIVTQLLQSNSTELEIPFEKILQNTHDINRKAEYLLKCIDRISCAQTIIDTIRSILCSKHRGDLTGEHEESLKEWLFKLQIYVEIGEALDNRDWRSIHHLSENSMDQILLQLMLLNLLDLCSRWISVHSLKCDKYGEFHDIFTLAVTRVAAEQQDCSTLFTIIEGMPKGKVIRFYETVLSGVKNESVIEHAVGYLEQFGENHKTYQRHRISLKIFSHLPVGGANRPWNLISRPLLIIEQYLMNSKLELLAIVMDSIRPLLKDHVCQQCFEQREYIRDLRNRLNGSIDLDSSHDDQFITNECIDCLLRIYAGKALDYRVSNDSGTSGESMHDQSMNASSLDSLCGAFVMPKGAPTKDEWVRDEEATLCMCCRRSVFSMLNRRHHCRRCGRVVCHSCSKRKLQIPELYENVPVRACDDCVRQTEAKSNVQAQSSAKPSGPNSSDEWQLTGNVRNDNIIREEYSYEYAPSTSQCLAICNLHSQNEEISSFLLYHCAKLESLLRPIHPGYPNPEIDYALVARMLLNLTLAAKVRGIQFSEADKVKEHAEIILSIVNNDCESLLLQESMSSANLRKLRDALVKAEKWTLALELSLKGGFATSGVMAAWGTTSLRAGCYETAREKFSHCLQKLSTDADNSTILNCIESPETKLASYSTAIPIKRPTKSPPLLLEIISILESTAQAQPPEVIARASLIKSSNTSLSSIIRKKSKENIPLHEPALNVLNTLSSLKHITKGNFTDFLPEKRAARIRDPAASATTATGSAADYLHALDCIMSTRFFEESMYYLLTYGAHQDITNFLTKHRQILPAMKYSLMQQVDPEVFLQTIVLPYLRNGRLETIIQLMSGMDETLLSWKDYIIHTCRYLETNQMLNCLYNVQLLLRDPIRASMTCVRFYSMGAKNFTDLETNTFHLKNSVAHLQAELELCNWEEVSVDSYTNRGETHKSLLMKMEPRELNNHINTILRQLELSKFLSNCEARGKDVMGLLLKLFVESTNVPTLFGTVHEKLQLAVLVLVCGQNIEEGFGLSYRVIQDFNLNSLRVYGLTAKYFINNSQVEEVEKLIQAIVSNSSVTVDTHSFCDELIKNSVEATISVHGNSSQVKTALEALIKRISDVGLKVHCYVVTGQLKTAYLLANKHGRIGDIRKILRQAELLNQVHVKRLCETKLATESGSKK
- the LOC129767865 gene encoding zinc finger FYVE domain-containing protein 26 homolog isoform X2; translated protein: MAKFAETFEQENVDKCYNLVANNLLTTDALNRLIPFALQLLEENKIDKENLLLAMVSRKSPKLLKLFLKQMKMTCEQRYLTEIIDDKQHFINNVLSTEDNIFKIPAVRDYIQLFQLMQKMNSGESIGYISSQLDIPKNGCLRDYFLEMKRTQCLQRLLEGRENRPQIEDYAEETSVIGLYLKMKSKITASHYEQIFEAIVENERLNREISGKVCPTETEVQQPRDLKLLQMLMIWQYVIDAMTDSSRQKNSGVTLQSNVNNIKVILKSVNDTQTFIELLESVITLLFVRYEHLPERVFGQVGFICSSIVLEAILNCLKPVATQKKHAVNYDNANDELKQRLTSCLDIINDTLWRLSLFSNLCTTEEASLRLTDIDSGSIIIKVPDVAQEEEDNMFHSVESLQDQSHKYTTLPKRKQTKRRQPSQLSSSGSTGNRFLMQHSLPLPSKIDTVIDSSISAIIPRPKSIFAKIIGSREKLATLCMVSKNIEVAKEIINSGNLSHTAVGQDMIFLENFTQIKSKLSSLTASYDRMRQEQHDGSAGSTLGDIRSSTAIGFEASKIVSTIETFSISQKILQTEEDHQLLEKYIAQYPLLKLFRGDSLRNIYTMDLLLGVPMGYDLNLSMYNLVSKSLHKSKCSDALSFAYVGFLKRLLDDMQMFRTVGSTGRPSVTFHDLLSREVCPLNPVQLKPILEARRDLMTLGSLEDLQLGEGKAPLILPVRIQKFVDEAEKLLGLHTEWKDSLRADDIVRLDLNKIVSELVFDARVPLNVLEPLTNGTNLNLVYIIAKNFLCGAQEKSSFDLLSHGPDVLEYVSKKNQLLGIILKEITNVDGGNSLLKNFKNLSFFDALEPMYQYRMSAALDSDRFDLKQCDVYQDLDDIHRLKLIDSVLGRKQREPHNRLHKLRHEIVTQLLQSNSTELEIPFEKILQNTHDINRKAEYLLKCIDRISCAQTIIDTIRSILCSKHRGDLTGEHEESLKEWLFKLQIYVEIGEALDNRDWRSIHHLSENSMDQILLQLMLLNLLDLCSRWISVHSLKCDKYGEFHDIFTLAVTRVAAEQQDCSTLFTIIEGMPKGKVIRFYETVLSGVKNESVIEHAVGYLEQFGENHKTYQRHRISLKIFSHLPVGGANRPWNLISRPLLIIEQYLMNSKLELLAIVMDSIRPLLKDHVCQQCFEQREYIRDLRNRLNGSIDLDSSHDDQFITNECIDCLLRIYAGKALDYRVSNDSGTSGESMHDQSMNASSLDSLCGAFVMPKGAPTKDEWVRDEEATLCMCCRRSVFSMLNRRHHCRRCGRVVCHSCSKRKLQIPELYENVPVRACDDCVRQTEAKSNVQAQSSAKPSGPNSSDEWQLTGNVRNDNIIREEYSYEYAPSTSQCLAICNLHSQNEEISSFLLYHCAKLESLLRPIHPGYPNPEIDYALVARMLLNLTLAAKVRGIQFSEADKVKEHAEIILSIVNNDCESLLLQESMSSANLRKLRDALVKAEKWTLALELSLKGGFATSGVMAAWGTTSLRAGCYETAREKFSHCLQKLSTDADNSTILNCIESPETKLASYSTAIPIKRPTKSPPLLLEIISILESTAQAQPPEVIARASLIKSSNTSLSSIIRKKSKENIPLHEPALNVLNTLSSLKHITKGNFTDFLPEKRAARIRDPAASATTATGSAADYLHALDCIMSTRFFEESMYYLLTYGAHQDITNFLTKHRQILPAMKYSLMQQVDPEVFLQTIVLPYLRNGRLETIIQLMSGMDETLLSWKDYIIHTCRYLETNQMLNCLYNVQLLLRDPIRASMTCVRFYSMGAKNFTDLETNTFHLKNSVAHLQAELELCNWEEVSVDSYTNRGETHKSLLMKMEPRELNNHINTILRQLELSKFLSNCEARGKDVMGLLLKLFVESTNVPTLFGTVHEKLQLAVLVLVCGQNIEEGFGLSYRVIQDFNLNSLRVYGLTAKYFINNSQVEEVEKLIQAIVSNSSVTVDTHSFCDELIKNSVEATISVHGNSSQVKTALEALIKRISDVGLKVHCYVVTGQLKTAYLLANKHGRIGDIRKILRQAELLNQVHVKRLCETKLATESGSKK